The following proteins are co-located in the Chloroflexota bacterium genome:
- a CDS encoding bifunctional precorrin-2 dehydrogenase/sirohydrochlorin ferrochelatase, whose product MPDWYPIYLNLKQKRCVVVGGGGVAERKVNALLSCGAEVTVISPTLSPGLQELAAKGQIRAITRSYQREDLEGAVLAIAATNRAGINAAIRQDARSFGVLVNVVDDPSLCDFIVPAVIHRGDLTICISTGGRSPALARMAREGLEQSIGPEYGHLLTLLAKVRQELKARGQKVSYSVWQKAVTPGVLSLLKEGKTEEAERNLIVALEGRTSEES is encoded by the coding sequence ATGCCAGATTGGTACCCAATCTATTTGAACCTGAAACAGAAGAGATGCGTTGTCGTTGGTGGTGGAGGCGTGGCCGAGCGCAAGGTGAACGCTTTATTGTCCTGTGGCGCTGAGGTGACGGTCATCAGCCCCACTCTCAGTCCTGGCTTGCAGGAGTTAGCTGCGAAGGGACAAATCAGGGCCATAACTCGCAGCTATCAACGCGAAGATTTGGAGGGAGCTGTCCTGGCGATCGCCGCTACCAACCGAGCGGGGATCAATGCGGCGATAAGACAGGATGCACGTAGCTTCGGTGTCCTGGTTAACGTTGTGGATGATCCCTCTCTTTGTGACTTCATCGTCCCTGCAGTAATCCATCGTGGTGATCTTACCATTTGTATTTCCACTGGTGGGCGCAGCCCGGCCTTGGCCAGGATGGCTCGCGAAGGGTTGGAACAGTCAATCGGGCCTGAATATGGCCATTTGCTAACCCTTTTAGCGAAGGTACGCCAGGAGCTGAAGGCACGTGGACAAAAAGTGTCCTATAGTGTCTGGCAGAAAGCAGTCACACCCGGAGTGCTTTCCCTACTAAAGGAAGGAAAGACCGAGGAAGCGGAAAGAAATCTTATTGTTGCCCTGGAAGGCAGGACTTCAGAGGAATCTTAG
- a CDS encoding flavodoxin family protein — translation MAEDWSPGGALGIKLLGLAASPRHGNCELIIKEALEGAAESKGVSTTFLTIAHKRVDPCLGVCHRRCHPPVEDYLCGRGERRGWFQCVHKDDAPSIIEAIAQADAIIIASPVFFGQIPAQLKSLIDRCNSVNYFQGEESFSWFRYKVGGAIAIGGARHGGQEETLRQIVHFYMSMQMIPVGFAEREAPYGLAFLAEQRRKVERDTWLDWGFRQASAPEYARLFGRKVAEVATIVQRGLSASANFETVR, via the coding sequence ATGGCGGAAGATTGGTCTCCAGGCGGAGCGTTGGGAATCAAGTTGTTGGGGCTGGCAGCTAGTCCTCGCCACGGCAATTGCGAGCTTATAATCAAGGAGGCCTTAGAGGGAGCGGCGGAGAGTAAAGGTGTCAGCACTACGTTCCTAACCATCGCTCACAAAAGGGTCGATCCGTGTTTGGGTGTCTGCCATAGGAGGTGTCACCCACCCGTTGAGGACTATCTCTGTGGCCGAGGTGAACGCAGGGGATGGTTCCAGTGTGTCCACAAAGATGATGCGCCGTCCATCATCGAGGCGATAGCTCAGGCTGATGCCATCATCATCGCCAGCCCAGTCTTCTTCGGACAGATACCGGCCCAGTTGAAATCATTGATCGATCGCTGCAACAGCGTTAATTATTTCCAGGGGGAGGAGTCCTTCTCCTGGTTCAGGTACAAGGTAGGTGGAGCGATAGCTATCGGTGGGGCAAGGCATGGTGGACAGGAGGAAACACTCAGGCAGATCGTCCATTTCTATATGTCGATGCAGATGATACCTGTGGGCTTCGCTGAGCGAGAAGCACCATACGGCTTGGCTTTTCTAGCCGAGCAGAGGAGGAAGGTGGAAAGGGATACATGGTTGGATTGGGGCTTCAGACAGGCCTCAGCCCCGGAATACGCCCGACTGTTTGGGCGTAAGGTGGCCGAGGTTGCAACGATCGTCCAGCGTGGACTGTCGGCCTCTGCGAATTTCGAGACCGTTCGGTAA
- the mch gene encoding methenyltetrahydromethanopterin cyclohydrolase, giving the protein MISVNKEAMKLVRVILGEAEKLNIAINKLSNGTTVIDMGQKVEGGWLAGKYYALVTMGGIGEVTFGRFRLNETELPAVHVAIDQPLLACVASQIAGWRLQGGDFVPILSGPARALATNPDRYFRWIDYRDDSAEGVICIQTDREITVEIAESVAKACRLQPEHLYILVAPNSSLVCAIQVSARTVEQGLHKLAEEGFDLKSIAFAYGYAPIATLIKDELQAMGRINDCLLYGGTATYYVHSEDQLIREVIGKIPSSYSREYGIPFVDIFERHNRDFYQIDPALHSPAVININNLSSGHTFTAGEVDYAVLRRSLLGP; this is encoded by the coding sequence GTGATAAGCGTAAACAAAGAGGCTATGAAGCTCGTGAGAGTGATTCTGGGAGAGGCCGAAAAGCTGAATATCGCCATCAATAAACTTTCGAATGGGACGACAGTCATAGATATGGGGCAGAAGGTAGAGGGTGGCTGGTTGGCGGGTAAATACTATGCCCTGGTTACTATGGGTGGTATAGGGGAGGTCACCTTTGGCCGCTTTAGACTTAATGAAACCGAACTGCCAGCGGTGCACGTCGCTATTGATCAGCCTCTTCTCGCCTGTGTGGCCTCTCAAATAGCCGGTTGGAGACTGCAAGGAGGTGATTTTGTCCCTATCCTCTCCGGGCCGGCCAGAGCCTTAGCTACCAATCCGGATCGCTACTTCCGCTGGATCGATTACCGAGATGACAGTGCTGAGGGGGTGATCTGTATTCAGACCGACAGGGAGATTACCGTGGAGATAGCCGAATCTGTCGCCAAGGCCTGCCGCCTTCAGCCCGAGCATCTCTATATTCTAGTAGCTCCGAATTCCAGCCTGGTCTGCGCCATTCAGGTATCGGCCCGGACAGTGGAGCAGGGCCTGCATAAGCTGGCTGAGGAAGGGTTCGATCTCAAGTCCATCGCCTTCGCCTACGGCTATGCCCCCATAGCCACATTAATAAAAGATGAATTGCAGGCGATGGGTCGTATAAATGATTGCCTCCTCTACGGAGGTACAGCTACGTACTATGTTCACTCCGAGGACCAACTCATAAGGGAAGTGATTGGAAAGATACCATCCTCCTATTCAAGAGAGTATGGTATACCCTTTGTGGATATTTTCGAAAGGCATAATAGAGATTTCTATCAAATCGATCCAGCGCTGCATTCGCCGGCCGTGATCAACATCAATAACCTTTCTAGTGGACATACCTTCACTGCGGGGGAGGTGGACTATGCTGTACTACGACGGTCACTGTTGGGGCCTTAA
- a CDS encoding ABC transporter ATP-binding protein has product MTAILRMENITKIFPGVVANDGVTLEIEQGEIHALLGENGAGKTTCMNILYGLYRPNSGRITFRGEEIHIHSSKDAINLGIGMVHQHFMLVPTLTVVENIVLGLPSRREPLLDLEKAKAEIARLSKSYGLEVDPIALVWDLSVGMQQRVEIIKALYRGADLLILDEPTSVLTPAEVRDLFLILQRLAHDGHSIIFITHKLDEVMEISDRVTVLRDGRVVATVHTAETSKAALARMMVGREVLFRLDKPPVEPGKTVLEVRNLNVPSSRYLSALKNVSLGIRRGEILGIAGVDGNGQSELAESICGLRRPTSGHIFILGQEVTNHSPRELFELNLAHIPEDRQKVGLVMDFTITENIIIKNFYRQPFSERGFLHVPTILQQAERLVKEYDIRAPNTGVKVRALSGGNQQKVVLARELCTDPDLLVAVQPTRGLDVGATEYVERRLLEQRSRGAAILYISTELEEILSLSDRIAVLYGGEIMGIVPAAAANIEDIGLMMAGSKKVA; this is encoded by the coding sequence TTGACGGCAATATTACGCATGGAAAACATCACCAAGATCTTCCCCGGGGTCGTAGCCAATGACGGTGTTACCTTGGAGATCGAGCAGGGGGAAATTCATGCCCTTCTCGGTGAGAACGGCGCGGGCAAAACTACCTGCATGAATATCCTCTATGGGCTCTATCGTCCCAACTCCGGGCGCATCACCTTTCGCGGCGAGGAGATACACATTCACTCAAGTAAAGATGCTATCAATCTCGGCATTGGGATGGTTCACCAGCACTTTATGCTTGTCCCGACACTCACCGTGGTGGAGAATATCGTCCTCGGTCTGCCCTCAAGACGTGAACCACTACTGGATTTAGAGAAAGCTAAGGCTGAGATCGCTCGTCTCTCCAAGAGTTATGGGCTTGAGGTAGATCCAATAGCCTTAGTTTGGGATCTCTCTGTAGGAATGCAACAACGCGTCGAGATTATCAAGGCCCTCTACCGTGGGGCTGATCTGCTCATTCTTGATGAGCCGACATCCGTTCTCACCCCAGCAGAGGTACGCGATCTCTTTCTGATCCTGCAACGCCTGGCTCACGACGGACATTCGATCATTTTCATCACCCATAAACTTGATGAGGTTATGGAGATCAGCGACCGGGTGACCGTCCTACGTGATGGACGAGTCGTCGCCACCGTGCACACGGCGGAGACGAGCAAAGCCGCCCTGGCCCGCATGATGGTTGGGCGCGAAGTGCTATTCCGCCTGGATAAGCCCCCTGTAGAGCCAGGGAAGACGGTCTTAGAGGTACGCAATTTGAACGTGCCGAGCAGTCGTTACCTCAGCGCCCTGAAGAACGTCTCCTTGGGTATCAGAAGGGGGGAAATACTGGGTATCGCTGGTGTAGATGGTAACGGCCAAAGCGAATTGGCCGAGTCTATTTGCGGCTTGCGCCGCCCAACCTCCGGTCATATCTTTATCCTGGGCCAAGAGGTTACCAACCATTCACCGCGAGAATTGTTTGAGCTTAACCTCGCCCATATCCCTGAGGATCGCCAAAAAGTCGGGTTAGTGATGGATTTCACCATCACAGAAAATATCATCATCAAGAACTTCTACCGTCAACCGTTCTCCGAGCGGGGCTTCCTGCACGTACCGACCATCCTCCAACAGGCCGAACGCCTCGTCAAAGAGTACGACATACGCGCCCCGAATACCGGGGTAAAGGTACGTGCCCTCTCCGGTGGAAATCAACAGAAGGTAGTTTTGGCCAGGGAGCTGTGCACGGATCCAGACCTGCTCGTCGCTGTCCAGCCTACGCGTGGTTTGGATGTAGGAGCGACAGAGTACGTTGAACGTCGTCTACTTGAGCAACGGTCTAGGGGAGCCGCTATTCTATATATCTCTACAGAGCTAGAAGAGATCCTCTCCTTGAGCGACCGTATAGCGGTGCTCTACGGAGGTGAAATCATGGGTATTGTACCAGCTGCCGCGGCCAACATCGAGGATATCGGATTGATGATGGCCGGTTCTAAGAAAGTGGCTTAA
- a CDS encoding MBL fold metallo-hydrolase produces the protein MITHQLSDDVYVFSGDFFERNCGVIFARKQACLIDAPLTRESCQQISDLLAKRQASLTYLINTHYHWDHALGDWFFRDVPVIAHKAWRRMAVSHMIPYARTMKKTYKDLWDAEIISPTIVVNESYELQLGDEYLELIWLPGHTPDSIAVRHSRMGLIFAGDAVMEGHINVIRDGRLKDFFASLERLRGMVVHTVVPGHGYICDLSIVDKEAAYFRYLHRQVSEMVHRKRSLEEVLTLPLVYPSRMPENAANMVHRQNLVRVYKDLVDGSYPLSDRQDERE, from the coding sequence ATGATCACCCATCAACTGAGCGATGACGTTTATGTTTTCTCTGGGGACTTCTTTGAAAGAAATTGTGGGGTCATCTTCGCCAGGAAGCAAGCCTGCCTCATTGATGCTCCACTCACGCGTGAATCCTGTCAGCAGATCAGCGATCTGTTAGCCAAACGGCAAGCCTCATTAACCTATCTTATCAATACCCACTATCATTGGGATCATGCCCTTGGTGATTGGTTCTTTCGAGATGTGCCGGTCATCGCCCATAAGGCGTGGCGCCGGATGGCCGTTTCACATATGATACCTTATGCCAGAACGATGAAGAAGACATATAAGGACCTGTGGGACGCTGAGATTATTTCCCCTACCATAGTGGTTAACGAGTCTTATGAACTCCAACTCGGCGATGAATATCTTGAGCTCATCTGGCTGCCAGGCCACACGCCGGACTCTATAGCCGTCCGACATTCTCGGATGGGTCTTATCTTTGCCGGAGACGCAGTGATGGAAGGGCATATCAACGTTATCCGTGATGGCCGACTGAAAGATTTCTTCGCCTCCCTGGAGCGTTTGCGGGGGATGGTTGTACATACCGTTGTACCTGGACATGGGTACATCTGTGACCTGTCCATCGTGGATAAGGAAGCTGCCTATTTTCGCTATTTGCACCGTCAGGTGAGCGAAATGGTTCATCGAAAGAGGAGCTTAGAAGAGGTCCTAACCCTTCCCCTGGTGTATCCTTCAAGGATGCCTGAGAATGCGGCCAATATGGTTCACAGACAGAACCTGGTGAGGGTATACAAAGACCTGGTGGATGGCAGCTATCCTCTCTCTGACCGTCAGGACGAAAGGGAATAA
- the hemA gene encoding glutamyl-tRNA reductase, with protein MYILALGLNHKTTPVEMRERLAIGHDDLAEALSLLRSYVTEGMILSTCNRTEIYGLVGHRRSGAQNIQRFLCDYYHLTLVEIEPYLYLYGQEEAIGHLFRVASGIDSMIVGEPQVLGQVRDAFEVAQAQGCVGAVLSSLFRQAISVGKRVRTETDISKNAASVSYAAVELARKIFSDLARRTVLIVGAGKMGELTAKTLIDNGVAKVIVANRTYERAVEMARRFGGSAVEFSRLPEALSAADIVLTSTGAPNYIIEPEMMHQACQARHNQPIFLIDIAVPRDVDPEVENLENVYLFNIDDLQAVCESNLREREKEIKRVEAIIEGEVAKFMAWWASLDVVPTISALRHKAENIRQMELTKALGKLSNLSDREREIVNALTVGIINKLLHHPIVSLKDASNGRNYVRAVQHLFRLDEER; from the coding sequence ATGTACATCCTCGCCTTAGGATTGAATCATAAGACAACGCCGGTCGAGATGCGCGAACGCTTGGCCATCGGCCACGATGATCTTGCTGAGGCGTTATCTCTCTTGCGCTCCTATGTGACCGAAGGGATGATCCTCTCCACCTGTAACCGCACGGAGATCTATGGACTTGTTGGACACCGTCGCTCTGGGGCACAGAATATTCAACGCTTCCTCTGCGACTATTATCATCTGACCCTTGTCGAGATAGAGCCTTACTTGTATCTCTACGGTCAGGAGGAGGCGATAGGGCACCTCTTTCGCGTTGCCTCCGGCATCGATTCAATGATCGTCGGCGAACCGCAAGTTCTGGGCCAGGTGCGCGATGCCTTCGAGGTGGCTCAAGCCCAGGGATGTGTGGGAGCAGTGCTATCTAGTCTCTTTCGTCAGGCGATCAGCGTGGGTAAAAGGGTTCGTACAGAGACTGACATCAGTAAAAACGCCGCCTCTGTTAGCTATGCTGCAGTCGAGCTGGCCAGGAAGATCTTCAGTGACTTGGCTCGGCGCACTGTCTTGATCGTAGGGGCGGGGAAGATGGGGGAGCTCACAGCCAAGACGCTTATAGATAATGGTGTGGCCAAAGTTATTGTTGCCAATCGTACTTATGAGAGGGCTGTGGAGATGGCCAGACGTTTTGGAGGTAGCGCCGTTGAGTTTTCTCGCTTGCCGGAGGCTTTATCTGCTGCTGACATTGTCCTCACCTCCACTGGCGCGCCAAATTATATTATTGAACCAGAGATGATGCACCAGGCCTGCCAGGCCAGGCACAACCAGCCTATCTTTTTGATCGATATCGCTGTACCTCGCGACGTGGATCCGGAGGTAGAAAATCTCGAAAACGTGTATCTGTTCAACATTGATGACTTACAGGCAGTCTGTGAGTCGAATTTGCGCGAGCGCGAGAAGGAGATTAAGCGGGTAGAGGCGATCATAGAGGGAGAGGTGGCGAAATTTATGGCTTGGTGGGCTAGTTTAGATGTAGTGCCCACGATCAGTGCCCTGCGCCATAAAGCCGAGAACATTCGCCAGATGGAGCTGACTAAGGCCCTGGGTAAGCTGAGCAATCTCTCTGATAGAGAACGTGAGATCGTCAATGCCCTGACGGTAGGCATCATCAATAAGCTATTGCATCACCCGATCGTCTCGCTGAAGGATGCCAGCAATGGACGCAACTACGTGCGGGCCGTGCAGCATCTTTTCCGACTGGACGAGGAGCGCTAA
- a CDS encoding TIGR04076 family protein yields the protein MSYKVLAKVIAMGSDCTAGHRVGDEIVFDKDTVHGHMCVEVLRNCYPRVVTLQFGGAFPWEEEPHVTRVACPDPYYQVIFELRRLESE from the coding sequence ATGAGCTATAAGGTGTTAGCCAAAGTCATTGCTATGGGGTCGGATTGTACGGCCGGTCATAGGGTCGGTGACGAGATAGTGTTCGACAAAGACACGGTGCACGGCCATATGTGTGTTGAGGTGTTGCGGAATTGCTATCCGAGGGTTGTGACCCTCCAATTTGGTGGCGCGTTTCCTTGGGAAGAGGAGCCGCACGTTACGCGGGTGGCCTGCCCCGATCCCTACTATCAGGTGATCTTTGAACTGAGGCGCTTAGAGAGCGAGTAA
- a CDS encoding helix-turn-helix domain-containing protein has translation MGDRAQRKRSGTAENVASTTWLRLGRASQLLGVNQTTLRRWTDEGKVKVFLTPGGHRRFAEEDLRRMLQGTGQMLRPSNLIELIQAGYQRYLAAQKDWLCSRAWYRNLDEQHKVRFRKHGRRYIELLSEYLSHKRSREHSLREGHRLGEEYGTALAQLGLSASEAIESFLFFRSPVLNAVVQSIRQNDILNQEQMAAILEQTNRFIDELLLATAESYQRNKEDQPRPEGAGRADAEPDASIGQQ, from the coding sequence ATGGGTGATAGGGCACAGCGGAAGCGATCAGGGACTGCCGAAAATGTGGCCTCAACGACCTGGTTAAGGCTAGGGCGCGCCTCTCAACTGCTTGGGGTGAACCAGACTACCCTGCGCCGCTGGACGGATGAGGGCAAGGTCAAAGTTTTCTTAACCCCCGGTGGCCATCGGCGCTTCGCTGAGGAAGATCTGCGTCGCATGCTGCAAGGAACAGGGCAAATGCTTCGCCCTTCCAATCTGATCGAACTCATTCAGGCCGGATACCAGCGCTATTTAGCGGCACAGAAGGATTGGTTGTGTTCACGGGCTTGGTATCGTAACCTTGATGAGCAGCATAAGGTCAGGTTTCGGAAACATGGGCGTCGCTATATCGAGCTGCTCAGTGAGTATCTAAGTCATAAGCGGTCCAGGGAGCATAGCCTTAGAGAAGGCCATCGTTTAGGGGAGGAATATGGGACCGCGCTGGCTCAGCTTGGCCTATCGGCCTCGGAAGCGATAGAGTCCTTCCTCTTCTTTCGTAGTCCGGTGTTGAACGCTGTAGTCCAGTCGATCCGTCAAAATGATATCTTGAACCAGGAGCAGATGGCCGCAATCCTGGAACAGACTAACCGTTTCATCGATGAGCTCCTCCTGGCCACAGCTGAGTCGTATCAGCGGAACAAAGAGGACCAGCCAAGGCCAGAAGGTGCTGGCCGGGCTGATGCTGAGCCTGATGCGTCTATAGGACAACAATAG
- a CDS encoding LLM class flavin-dependent oxidoreductase, whose product MIPTGIWLFPDKPVAEIVHIARMAEEHGFSYCWLGDEGFARDVYISMAAIAQATKTLKIGVGITNPYTRHPAITAVAIATLDELSGGRAFLGLGAGGSLTLNPLNLHAERPVSTCIEAITIARRLFRKEKVDFSGKRYQLKGASLAFGRPNIEIYVAGRGSRMLEMGGQYADGVLLSGKAKFDLENTISDIKRGAAESQNDPKIIYATNVAYDEDLPRDIRPHYTYMIADSPSHVKERLGVSPALEQDIRAEMAKNGIESAARFVTDEMLKQFIIMGDRTECASEIRALVQTYGFAQFVVPLTIASFDKAADILSNVAAILQKALHSP is encoded by the coding sequence ATGATTCCCACGGGAATTTGGCTCTTTCCGGACAAGCCCGTAGCCGAAATCGTTCATATCGCTCGCATGGCTGAAGAACACGGTTTCTCCTATTGTTGGCTCGGGGATGAGGGCTTTGCCAGGGATGTTTATATTTCTATGGCGGCCATCGCCCAGGCGACTAAAACGCTGAAGATAGGGGTGGGCATAACAAACCCTTATACCAGGCACCCAGCCATAACAGCTGTAGCCATCGCCACGCTAGACGAACTCTCCGGAGGACGCGCTTTCCTTGGACTTGGCGCCGGTGGCTCATTGACCCTGAATCCCCTGAACCTGCACGCTGAACGGCCCGTCTCCACCTGCATAGAGGCCATCACCATCGCCAGAAGGCTCTTCCGAAAGGAGAAGGTCGATTTCTCTGGCAAGAGATATCAGCTGAAAGGGGCCAGTCTCGCCTTTGGTCGGCCAAACATCGAAATCTATGTCGCTGGGCGCGGCTCTCGGATGCTCGAGATGGGTGGTCAATACGCTGATGGCGTCCTCCTCTCAGGCAAGGCCAAGTTTGACCTTGAAAATACGATCAGCGATATCAAAAGAGGGGCAGCCGAATCACAAAACGATCCGAAGATAATCTACGCCACCAACGTGGCCTACGACGAAGACTTGCCGAGAGATATAAGACCACACTATACCTATATGATCGCCGACTCCCCATCTCACGTGAAGGAGAGACTAGGTGTTTCTCCTGCTTTGGAACAGGATATCCGAGCTGAGATGGCCAAAAATGGTATAGAGAGCGCGGCACGCTTTGTGACGGACGAGATGCTAAAACAATTTATCATAATGGGCGATAGGACTGAATGCGCCTCAGAGATACGTGCCCTCGTTCAGACCTATGGCTTTGCCCAATTCGTCGTGCCATTGACTATAGCCTCATTTGATAAGGCGGCGGACATCCTCTCCAATGTGGCCGCTATCCTCCAAAAGGCTCTTCACTCGCCTTAA
- a CDS encoding ABC transporter permease yields METLLSLFSSDLVYASIRLTTPLLFAAMGGVFSERSGVLNIGLEGMMLAGALAAVIGSHQTGDPWMGVLYALIAGGITALLHAVITITFRADQVVSGVAINILMLGLTGVVFRAYFGITTAQIRVPAFIPMPVPLLSEIPFLGTVLFDHIPLVYIAFLLVPLVHFTMFHTTWGLKIRAVGEHPRAADTVGVNVFLIRYLCVIFSGMLAGVGGAVMTIGFLNTFMENITAGRGFIAFSAIIFGKWNPLGAFLACLLFGAADAFQLRIQAFGLELPYQLVVMLPYVVTLLALFGVGRARAPAASCLPYVRDSA; encoded by the coding sequence CTGGAGACATTGCTGAGCCTGTTCTCGAGTGATCTCGTCTACGCCAGCATCCGGCTGACCACACCGTTGCTTTTTGCTGCTATGGGTGGTGTTTTCTCCGAGCGCTCCGGCGTGCTCAACATTGGGCTTGAGGGGATGATGTTGGCTGGTGCCCTGGCGGCTGTTATCGGTTCCCATCAGACGGGCGATCCCTGGATGGGTGTTCTCTATGCCCTGATCGCTGGTGGGATAACGGCCCTGTTGCACGCCGTCATCACCATCACCTTCCGGGCTGATCAAGTCGTTTCTGGGGTAGCCATCAATATCCTTATGCTCGGCTTAACTGGCGTCGTCTTTCGGGCCTATTTTGGCATTACCACGGCGCAGATCAGAGTGCCAGCCTTCATCCCGATGCCAGTCCCGCTCTTAAGTGAGATACCCTTCTTGGGAACTGTGCTGTTCGATCACATTCCACTAGTATATATTGCCTTTCTGCTGGTCCCTCTCGTCCATTTCACTATGTTCCATACCACATGGGGATTGAAGATTAGGGCAGTGGGAGAGCATCCTCGTGCCGCTGACACCGTCGGGGTGAATGTGTTCCTGATTCGTTACCTCTGCGTGATTTTCAGTGGGATGCTAGCAGGCGTCGGTGGTGCTGTGATGACCATTGGTTTCTTAAACACCTTTATGGAAAATATAACGGCCGGGCGTGGCTTCATCGCCTTTTCGGCCATAATCTTTGGCAAATGGAATCCCCTCGGCGCATTCCTGGCTTGTCTCCTTTTCGGTGCGGCAGACGCTTTCCAGCTGCGGATTCAAGCCTTCGGCTTGGAGTTGCCCTACCAGCTGGTAGTGATGCTACCCTATGTCGTAACACTACTTGCTCTCTTTGGGGTAGGGCGGGCCCGTGCCCCAGCCGCCAGCTGCCTTCCCTATGTCAGAGATTCAGCCTAG
- a CDS encoding 3-oxoacyl-ACP reductase FabG, whose protein sequence is MRFGGEAVIVTGASRGIGRAIAIAFAREGARVAVNYQKDKAGAEETVESIRRDGGQALAIQADVSQASEVEELVGRTEKELGPITVLVNNAATFLRTTLLETDEKDWDRLFAVNVRGPFLMSRAVARKMIERRKGAIINVSSILATVAVDRRTAYCASKGALNAFTRALALEMAPFGIRVNAIAPGLVATNEMNDWLAEIGMRADFERYVPWQRLGTAEEIAQVAVFLASDESNYMVGAVIPVDGALSAREAVPRIS, encoded by the coding sequence ATGCGCTTTGGCGGTGAAGCGGTCATCGTCACGGGTGCCTCTCGTGGCATTGGGCGGGCTATCGCCATCGCCTTTGCCCGCGAGGGTGCCAGGGTCGCGGTAAACTACCAGAAGGACAAGGCCGGTGCTGAGGAGACGGTGGAGAGTATCAGGCGAGATGGTGGCCAAGCCCTGGCTATCCAGGCTGATGTATCTCAAGCGTCAGAGGTAGAGGAGCTGGTCGGGAGGACTGAAAAGGAACTGGGCCCGATTACCGTACTGGTGAACAATGCGGCTACCTTTCTGCGGACGACGTTGCTGGAGACAGACGAGAAGGACTGGGACAGGCTATTTGCAGTGAACGTGAGAGGCCCGTTCCTGATGAGCCGCGCTGTGGCCAGGAAGATGATCGAGCGCAGAAAAGGGGCCATCATTAATGTGAGCTCTATCCTGGCCACAGTGGCTGTCGATAGGCGTACAGCTTATTGTGCTTCCAAGGGAGCGCTGAACGCTTTCACCAGAGCCTTGGCCCTGGAAATGGCGCCATTCGGTATCAGGGTAAATGCCATCGCCCCAGGCTTAGTCGCGACCAATGAGATGAATGATTGGCTGGCCGAGATTGGCATGAGGGCTGACTTCGAGCGATACGTACCTTGGCAGAGGCTAGGAACTGCGGAGGAGATAGCGCAGGTAGCTGTCTTTCTGGCTTCTGACGAATCCAACTACATGGTTGGGGCTGTAATACCAGTGGATGGAGCCCTTAGCGCCCGTGAGGCCGTACCAAGGATTTCATAG
- a CDS encoding TIGR04076 family protein: MSVCLGKGMPLKKVKARVIEVRGNCVAGFKVGEELVFDGMSLSTAPKCVEALCAIYPMVYGKQRGASYPFQNREGVTFSGCPSPDNTVAFAIEEIK, encoded by the coding sequence ATGTCTGTATGTTTAGGTAAAGGGATGCCACTTAAGAAGGTTAAGGCGAGGGTAATAGAGGTGCGCGGCAACTGCGTCGCCGGCTTTAAGGTAGGGGAAGAATTGGTTTTCGATGGGATGAGCCTGAGCACTGCGCCAAAGTGTGTGGAGGCGCTATGTGCTATCTATCCTATGGTGTATGGTAAGCAGCGCGGTGCCTCTTATCCCTTTCAGAACCGTGAAGGTGTTACCTTCAGCGGTTGTCCCAGTCCGGATAACACTGTGGCGTTCGCCATCGAGGAGATTAAATGA